In Methanococcoides sp. LMO-2, a single window of DNA contains:
- a CDS encoding metallophosphoesterase produces MKDIILMHIGDIHFKNIIKMDMPINIVDTQESLNVIDRNIHVSRNKYEIISESLLAEIQNSTVAILISGDLTTNGEVESYNDCLDFLKSRIDSEFLDSECFQKLFLVPGNHDIDRKKIDDNDYIPKFEPMIDALQTKNFPDVPCDDIMVEKICEEDSFSKLLVISVNSCIGCGENKYFPPEIRDHLTPLLTDYEVMDTPLIANDHIDKMIEAIMENNDFLPLILTHHNLLPLKRTNYVTIHADLINSGILREKLLMLNKPILYLHGHIHDDPIEIIQSPNYEKSKIICISAPLLFPIEKIRGSPKFGFNKIRIISGNSSPIGCEIISYRLINNKVEKISKRIPFFCPPKSMALITDDDEFVLGMLEDNTNLYFNKVASKIRKSGQNIEDEELIDILERLSWLGLIEYGDDDDDIKMRCMKRLVPK; encoded by the coding sequence TTATTCTAATGCATATTGGGGATATTCATTTTAAAAATATTATCAAAATGGATATGCCCATTAATATAGTTGATACTCAAGAATCTCTGAATGTGATTGATCGAAATATTCATGTTAGCAGAAATAAATATGAAATAATTTCTGAATCATTACTTGCTGAGATTCAAAACTCAACGGTAGCAATTTTGATATCTGGTGATTTAACTACAAATGGGGAAGTTGAATCATATAATGATTGTTTAGATTTCTTGAAAAGTCGAATAGATTCTGAATTTTTGGATAGTGAATGTTTTCAAAAGCTTTTTTTAGTACCTGGAAATCATGATATTGACAGAAAGAAAATAGACGATAATGATTATATTCCAAAATTTGAGCCAATGATAGATGCCTTGCAGACTAAAAATTTCCCTGATGTACCTTGTGATGACATCATGGTAGAAAAAATATGTGAAGAAGACTCATTTTCAAAATTGCTTGTTATCTCAGTAAACTCTTGCATTGGTTGTGGTGAAAATAAATATTTCCCACCAGAAATCAGAGACCACTTAACTCCATTATTGACAGATTATGAAGTAATGGATACTCCATTAATAGCAAATGATCACATCGATAAAATGATTGAAGCTATCATGGAAAATAATGATTTTTTACCATTAATTTTAACTCATCACAACTTACTACCTTTGAAACGAACAAATTATGTTACGATACATGCAGACCTCATAAATAGTGGAATTCTACGTGAGAAATTATTGATGTTAAACAAACCAATATTGTATCTTCATGGACATATTCATGACGATCCTATTGAAATAATTCAGTCGCCTAATTATGAGAAATCTAAAATAATATGTATTTCTGCACCTTTATTGTTTCCCATTGAAAAAATAAGAGGGAGTCCCAAATTCGGCTTTAATAAAATCAGAATTATTTCTGGAAATAGTAGCCCAATTGGGTGTGAAATTATAAGTTACAGACTGATTAACAATAAAGTAGAAAAGATAAGTAAACGTATTCCATTTTTTTGTCCTCCAAAAAGCATGGCTTTAATAACAGATGATGATGAATTTGTTTTAGGTATGCTTGAAGATAACACAAATCTTTATTTTAACAAGGTTGCAAGCAAAATCAGAAAGTCTGGTCAAAATATTGAAGATGAAGAACTTATAGATATTTTAGAGAGACTAAGTTGGTTAGGATTAATCGAATATGGCGATGATGACGATGACATTAAAATGAGATGCATGAAAAGGTTGGTCCCAAAATGA